Proteins encoded in a region of the Zea mays cultivar B73 chromosome 4, Zm-B73-REFERENCE-NAM-5.0, whole genome shotgun sequence genome:
- the LOC103654906 gene encoding sugar transport protein MST6 — MPGAVIVHHHTRYKTYPGEVTGIAIFSCFIASVAGCIFGYDIGLTSGLTSTEPFLVKFFPSIYEEMKRQVVVNQYCKFDSQVLTLFSSSLFLAATVATFFAGPMTRAFGRKWTLFAAASAYVVGACIGGVSVNFPMLLTGRVLVGSGVGISIQAAPLYISEVAPAQQRGMLNILFQLMITVGILTANMTNYLASKVSGGWGWRIPVTFGAIPAAVIALGALAIPDTPASLVERGDTATARKTLSQIRGVGDVREEFDDLAAASEDAKAVQCPWRELFFGGKYKPQLTFALLIPFFQQLTGINVIMFYAPVLFKTVGFKQNATLVSSVITGLVNVFSTFVAIATADKIGRRALFLQGGTQMIISQILVGTFIGLQFGMSGTGDISEQYAMCIVLFVCVYVAGFAWSWGPMGWLVPSEIYPLAVRSAAMSVTVAVNMFFTAFIGQIFLTLLCHLRFGLFYFFGAWVLLMTLFIAMLLPETKSVPVEEMAHVWKKHWFWRKFVIDTGNDARNAEMRKRIALEMS; from the exons ATGCCGGGAGCCGTGATCGTGCACCACCACACGAGGTACAAGACGTACCCCGGCGAGGTCACCGGCATCGCCATCTTCTCGTGCTTCATCGCCTCCGTCGCCGGCTGCATCTTCGGCTATGACATCGGCCTCACAT CCGGGCTGACGTCGACGGAGCCGTTCCTGGTCAAGTTCTTCCCCTCCATCTACGAGGAGATGAAGAGGCAGGTGGTCGTCAACCAGTACTGCAAGTTCGACAGCCAGGTCCTGACGCTGTTCAGCTCCTCCCTCTTCCTCGCCGCGACGGTGGCCACCTTCTTCGCCGGCCCGATGACCCGCGCCTTCGGGCGCAAGTGGACCCTGTTCGCCGCCGCGTCCGCGTACGTGGTCGGCGCGTGCATCGGCGGCGTGTCCGTGAACTTCCCGATGCTGCTCACGGGCCGCGTCCTCGTCGGCTCCGGCGTCGGCATCTCCATCCAGGCGGCCCCGCTCTACATCTCCGAGGTGGCGCCGGCGCAGCAGCGCGGGATGCTCAACATCCTGTTCCAGCTCATGATCACGGTGGGCATCCTGACGGCGAACATGACCAACTACCTGGCGTCCAAGGTCTCGGGCGGCTGGGGCTGGCGCATCCCCGTGACGTTCGGCGCCATCCCGGCCGCCGTCATCGCGCTGGGCGCGCTCGCCATCCCGGACACCCCGGCGTCGCTCGTCGAGCGCGGGGACACGGCCACGGCGCGCAAGACGCTGTCCCAGATCCGGGGCGTCGGCGACGTGCGCGAGGAGTTCGACGACCTGGCCGCCGCGAGCGAGGACGCCAAGGCCGTGCAGTGCCCCTGGCGGGAGCTCTTCTTCGGCGGCAAGTACAAGCCCCAGCTCACGTTCGCGCTGCTCATCCCCTTCTTCCAGCAGCTCACCGGCATCAACGTCATCATGTTCTACGCGCCGGTGCTCTTCAAGAcagtcggcttcaagcagaacgcCACCCTCGTGTCCTCCGTCATCACCGGCCTCGTCAACGTCTTCTCCACCTTCGTCGCCATCGCCACCGCCGACAAGATCGGACGCCGCGCGCTCTTCCTGCAGGGCGGCACGCAGATGATCATCTCCCAG ATCCTTGTGGGGACGTTCATCGGGCTGCAGTTCGGCATGAGCGGGACGGGCGACATCTCGGAGCAGTACGCCATGTGCATCGTGCTGTTCGTGTGCGTGTACGTGGCCGGCTTCGCGTGGTCGTGGGGGCCCATGGGGTGGCTGGTCCCCAGCGAGATCTACCCGCTGGCCGTGCGGTCGGCGGCGATGAGCGTCACGGTGGCCGTCAACATGTTCTTCACGGCCTTCATCGGGCAGATCTTCCTCACGCTGCTCTGCCACCTCCGCTTCGGCCTCTTCTACTTCTTCGGCGCCTGGGTGCTGCTCATGACGCTCTTCATCGCCATGCTGCTCCCGGAGACCAAGAGCGTGCCCGTCGAGGAGATGGCGCACGTCTGGAAGAAGCACTGGTTCTGGCGCAAGTTCGTCATCGACACCGGCAACGACGCCCGCAACGCCGAGATGAGGAAGAGGATAGCGCTAGAGATGAGCTGA
- the LOC103654907 gene encoding F-box protein At5g03100 has product MAGHGEKRRRTGGAHEKPEEEEEDRISDLPDVLRLHILSLLPLKSAIRTGALSSRWRRLWAYRWPEPSSVTIRLPPGAAGAAAAARAEALAGIDRRGRRRVDGFSLAFHGGQLAHADLKRCVDYAAACEAEDLHLRADGGAGAARGSRGATRRPGALAVQFPVGSPLLARLSVRGLSLTAVNNAMVATLEVIHLHSVFLTDAALRRMVAACPRLRELDLRYCRRLRRVDFSSVGVPNLSSFTVVDCSRTTELRVPVAPRLRSFRFSGTFLSSNILSGAKGSLEHLYLCSGGPETGLPATNLPYAVPRLSNLTVLTLCSIALQYVSSFTAKAGSEGNLHGLRELQLLTFGMANSNLADIYSFLKTCPCPRLERLFVQLPTNTGDAFTENFLEVAEEDPPKGGLENLCLAKLTNFKGHRNEMQLVGFLLRKSCSLKKLFLIAPKEDHPQGLRKTLSDTLPDFLKKEILHLERASTDTQIFFSEPDAQTQQLHSEVFVRF; this is encoded by the exons ATGGCGGGGCACGGTGAGAAGCGGCGCCGTACGGGAGGGGCCCACGAgaagccggaggaggaggaggaggaccgcATCTCGGATCTCCCGGACGTCCTGCGCCTGCACATTCTGAGCCTACTGCCGCTCAAATCGGCCATCCGCACCGGCGCGCTCTCCTCGCGGTGGCGCCGCCTCTGGGCGTACCGCTGGCCGGAGCCCTCCTCGGTGACCATCCGCCTCCCCCCCGGCGCGGCGGGggcggcggccgcggcgcgcgccGAGGCGCTGGCCGGGATCGACCGCCGCGGGCGGCGCCGCGTCGACGGCTTCTCGCTCGCCTTCCACGGGGGCCAGCTGGCGCACGCGGACCTCAAGCGCTGCGTCGATTACGCGGCGGCGTGCGAGGCCGAGGACCTGCACCTCCGCGCCGACGGCGGCGCGGGCGCCGCCCGGGGCTCGCGCGGGGCCACGCGCCGCCCGGGCGCGCTCGCCGTGCAGTTCCCCGTCGGGAGCCCGCTGCTCGCGCGCCTGTCGGTGCGGGGGCTCAGCCTCACGGCCGTCAACAACGCCATGGTCGCCACGCTCGAGGTGATCCACCTGCACTCCGTCTTCCTCACGGACGCCGCGCTGCGCCGGATGGTCGCCGCCTGCCCCCGCCTCCGGGAGCTCGACCTCCGTTACTGCCGCCGCCTGCGCCGTGTCGACTTCAGCAGTGTTGGGGTGCCCAACCTCAGTAGCTTCACCGTCGTCGACTGCTCCCGCACCACCGAGCTCCGGGTCCCTGTCGCGCCCCGTCTCCGGTCGTTCCGGTTCAGCGGTACCTTCCTCTCCAGCAACATTCTCTCTGGAGCTAAGGGTTCTCTTGAGCATCTCTACCTCTGCTCTGGCGGGCCAGAGACCGGCCTTCCCGCCACCAACTTGCCCTACGCAGTTCCTCGCCTGTCGAACCTCACTGTCCTCACCCTCTGCAGCATTGCTCTCCAG TATGTTTCTTCTTTCACAGCCAAGGCCGGCTCGGAGGGCAACCTGCATGGCTTAAGGGAGCTCCAGTTGCTCACGTTCGGGATGGCCAACTCCAACCTTGCTGACATTTATAGCTTCCTCAAGACCTGCCCGTGTCCTCGCTTGGAGCGTCTCTTTGTGCAG CTCCCGACAAACACCGGTGATGCATTCACGGAGAATTTCTTggaggtggcggaggaggatccACCAAAAGGTGGATTAGAAAACCTTTGCTTAGCCAAGCTGACAAATTTCAAGGGGCACCGCAATGAGATGCAACTAGTAGGATTTCTGCTTAGAAAGTCTTGTAGTCTGAAGAAACTATTTCTGATTGCTCCTAAGGAGGATCACCCTCAAGGACTCCGCAAGACACTGTCAGATACGCTGCCTGATTTTCTAAAAAAAGAAATATTGCATCTGGAAAGAGCTTCAACAGATACGCAGATATTTTTCAGTGAGCCTGATGCTCAGACGCAGCAATTGCATTCGGAGGTCTTTGTCAGGTTTTAG